In a genomic window of Sphingomonas koreensis:
- a CDS encoding TonB-dependent receptor, whose protein sequence is MAGQLASTRARLACGVAAIITLAGGLVSEQARAQAGAPAATEPADEDPREILVTARRREESLQDTPVAISAFSAEMLEDRQIQQTQDLERITPSLQFKPAGQLSGNSASSVVFIRGVGQVDPTAAVDPGVGIYLDEVYLGRAVGGAIDFGDIASVEVLRGPQGTLFGRNTIGGAILVRTKQPELGEFSGRARLRAGSDDWYEGFAALNIPIGETVAARVSGGFRKRDGYVIRAFDGLDLGNENRYSLAASLKWEPSADFDLLLRADYSKQDEHGAPFVFAGINEQAPVAAIVSVAAGCPGATIPFAPLTPGDPRFGAPNVPLINDARCANDFQARGDFVNGGTAAVMSTSQVWGLAATGNIRLTDQASIKLITAWRETESRGIRDADNTPFLMITTDVGSKSQQFSQEVQLQLDFGKVNAILGGYYFNEVTNERATVPLSFPPSPPVIASLLAGGPATRDLQISRLKTDSVAAFGELSWEPMQGLELSGGLRYTSDRKTYQGTVFNLFPGTQPDPDPLPVLATSQGGPLFIFNRPFSESFSALTGSASVQYRWNDAISTYASYARSFKSGGFNTRYNAPAAGNLPVPFDEEKVTSYEIGAKTNIGRLRINLAAFQAEYQDIQLIFRQGVVPLLFNAGEARIRGFEAEASLRTTWGLTLDAGLSILDDKIKSITPVPGATATVAPGDDLPFTPDYQANFGISYAIPLGGEATLTPRIDGSYTSRITFITGSVPLIEEDGYFVGNASLTLKLGKGIEVSGGVNNLFDERYLIQGNASLATLGYAERIFARPRSWYVQLSGQF, encoded by the coding sequence ATGGCAGGGCAACTGGCATCGACTCGTGCGCGTCTGGCTTGCGGCGTCGCGGCGATCATCACACTGGCCGGCGGACTGGTTTCGGAACAGGCCCGAGCCCAGGCTGGCGCACCGGCTGCCACCGAACCGGCCGACGAAGACCCGAGGGAAATCCTGGTCACCGCGCGCCGCCGCGAGGAAAGCCTGCAGGACACGCCCGTCGCGATCTCGGCCTTCAGTGCCGAGATGCTCGAAGACCGGCAGATTCAGCAGACCCAGGATCTCGAACGGATCACCCCCAGCCTGCAGTTCAAGCCGGCGGGCCAGCTTTCGGGCAACAGCGCCTCGTCGGTGGTGTTCATCCGCGGCGTGGGCCAGGTCGATCCGACCGCCGCGGTCGATCCCGGCGTCGGCATCTATCTCGACGAGGTGTATCTCGGCCGCGCCGTCGGCGGCGCGATCGATTTCGGCGACATCGCCAGCGTCGAGGTGCTGCGCGGCCCGCAGGGCACCTTGTTCGGCCGCAACACGATCGGCGGCGCGATCCTCGTACGCACCAAGCAACCCGAGCTCGGCGAGTTCAGCGGACGCGCGCGCCTCCGCGCCGGCAGCGACGATTGGTACGAGGGGTTCGCCGCGCTCAACATTCCGATCGGTGAGACCGTCGCGGCGCGTGTCTCGGGCGGGTTCCGCAAGCGCGATGGCTATGTGATCCGCGCGTTCGACGGGCTCGATCTGGGCAATGAGAACCGCTATTCGCTTGCGGCGTCGCTCAAATGGGAGCCCTCGGCGGACTTCGATCTGCTGCTGCGCGCCGACTATAGCAAGCAGGACGAGCATGGCGCGCCGTTCGTCTTCGCCGGGATCAACGAGCAGGCGCCGGTCGCGGCGATCGTCAGCGTCGCGGCGGGCTGCCCCGGCGCGACGATTCCCTTCGCGCCGCTGACACCGGGCGACCCCCGTTTCGGCGCGCCCAACGTGCCGCTGATCAACGACGCGCGCTGCGCCAACGACTTCCAGGCGCGCGGCGATTTCGTCAACGGCGGCACGGCTGCGGTGATGAGCACCTCCCAAGTCTGGGGTCTCGCCGCGACGGGCAACATCCGACTGACCGATCAGGCGTCGATCAAGCTGATCACCGCCTGGCGCGAGACCGAATCACGCGGCATCCGCGATGCGGACAACACGCCGTTCCTGATGATCACCACGGATGTGGGATCGAAGTCGCAGCAGTTCAGCCAGGAGGTCCAGCTCCAGCTCGACTTCGGGAAGGTGAATGCCATCCTGGGCGGCTACTACTTCAACGAGGTCACCAACGAGCGCGCCACCGTGCCGCTGTCCTTCCCGCCCTCTCCGCCCGTGATCGCGTCGCTCCTCGCCGGCGGGCCGGCCACCCGCGATCTCCAGATCTCACGGCTCAAGACCGATTCGGTCGCGGCGTTCGGCGAGCTGAGCTGGGAGCCGATGCAGGGGCTCGAGCTTAGCGGCGGGCTCCGCTACACCTCGGATCGCAAGACCTATCAGGGGACGGTGTTCAACCTGTTCCCCGGCACGCAGCCCGACCCGGATCCGCTCCCGGTGCTTGCGACCTCGCAGGGCGGGCCACTGTTCATCTTCAACCGTCCGTTCAGCGAGAGCTTCTCCGCACTGACCGGATCGGCGAGCGTCCAATATCGCTGGAACGACGCGATCAGCACCTATGCCTCCTATGCCCGCAGCTTCAAATCGGGCGGATTCAATACCCGCTACAACGCGCCGGCCGCGGGGAACCTTCCGGTGCCGTTCGACGAGGAGAAGGTGACCAGCTACGAGATCGGCGCCAAGACCAATATCGGCCGGCTGCGCATCAATCTCGCCGCATTCCAGGCTGAGTATCAGGATATCCAGCTGATCTTCCGCCAGGGCGTCGTGCCGCTGCTGTTCAACGCGGGCGAGGCGCGCATCCGCGGCTTCGAGGCCGAGGCAAGCCTGCGCACCACCTGGGGGCTGACCCTCGACGCGGGGCTCAGCATCCTCGACGACAAGATCAAGAGCATCACCCCCGTGCCCGGCGCGACCGCGACCGTGGCGCCGGGCGACGACCTGCCCTTCACGCCCGACTATCAGGCCAATTTCGGCATCTCCTACGCGATCCCGCTGGGCGGCGAAGCGACGCTCACGCCCCGGATAGATGGCAGCTATACGTCCAGGATCACCTTCATCACCGGCAGCGTGCCGCTGATCGAAGAGGACGGCTATTTCGTCGGCAACGCCTCGCTGACGCTCAAGCTCGGCAAGGGGATCGAGGTGAGCGGCGGCGTGAACAACCTGTTCGACGAGCGCTATTTGATCCAGGGCAACGCCTCGCTGGCAACGCTGGGCTATGCCGAGCGCATCTTCGCACGGCCGCGCAGCTGGTACGTCCAGCTATCCGGCCAATTCTAG
- a CDS encoding amidohydrolase family protein: MKDEAGRIRSWTLDPSKPRYTPPPGAVDAHCHVFGPMAQFPFSPKAKYLPQDADPDALFALRERLGFARNVIVQASCHGTDNRATLNGIAASNGTCRGVAVVDPAISDAGLDTLHEGGIRGVRFNFLKRLVDDAPKDKFLDIARRIQRLGWHVVVYFEADILEEMKPFLAAIPVPVVIDHMGRPDVRQGPDGADMAAFRALLDSRDDIWTKVTCPDRLDPAGPPYADFVRSVRPLVEAYPDRVLWGTDWPHPNMEEVLPDDGALVDLIPAIAPTAELQHKLLVDNPMRLYWPEAL; encoded by the coding sequence GTGAAGGATGAAGCAGGGCGTATCCGCAGCTGGACGCTGGACCCATCAAAGCCCCGCTACACCCCGCCGCCCGGTGCGGTGGATGCGCATTGCCATGTGTTCGGCCCGATGGCGCAGTTCCCGTTCAGCCCCAAGGCCAAGTATCTGCCGCAGGATGCCGACCCGGACGCGCTGTTCGCGCTGCGCGAGCGGCTGGGCTTCGCGCGCAACGTGATCGTTCAGGCGAGCTGTCACGGGACGGACAATCGTGCGACGCTGAACGGCATCGCGGCGTCGAACGGCACCTGTCGCGGGGTAGCGGTGGTCGATCCGGCGATTTCCGATGCCGGGCTCGACACACTGCATGAAGGGGGCATCCGCGGGGTACGGTTCAATTTCCTGAAACGGCTGGTGGACGACGCGCCCAAGGACAAGTTCCTCGATATCGCGCGGCGCATCCAGCGGCTTGGCTGGCATGTCGTGGTCTATTTCGAGGCCGACATCCTGGAGGAGATGAAGCCGTTCCTCGCCGCGATCCCCGTGCCGGTGGTGATCGACCATATGGGCCGTCCCGATGTGCGACAGGGCCCCGATGGGGCGGACATGGCCGCATTTCGCGCGCTGCTCGACAGCCGGGATGACATCTGGACCAAGGTGACCTGTCCGGACCGGCTCGACCCCGCGGGGCCGCCCTATGCGGATTTCGTCCGCAGCGTGCGGCCGCTGGTCGAGGCCTATCCCGACCGTGTGCTGTGGGGGACCGACTGGCCGCACCCCAATATGGAGGAGGTGCTGCCCGACGACGGCGCGCTGGTCGACCTGATCCCGGCGATCGCGCCGACCGCCGAACTCCAGCACAAGCTGCTGGTCGACAATCCGATGCGGCTCTACTGGCCGGAGGCGCTGTGA
- a CDS encoding 4-oxalomesaconate tautomerase, with product MSDGIRCMWMRGGTSKGGYFLKEDLPADTAARDALLLRVMGSPDPRQIDGMGGADPLTSKVAVVSKSARDGIDVDYLFLQVFVDQAIVTDAQNCGNILAGIGPFAIERGLVEAQDGETRVAIFMENTAQVAVATVQTPGGRVRYAGDAAISGVPGTAAPIPLAFRDTAGASCGALLPTGNGVDEIDGIKVTLIDNGMPCVVIAASDMGITGYEDRDTLDADTAMKARVEAIRLKAGPLMNLGDVIEKSVPKMMLVAPPRDGGAIAVRSLIPHRVHASIGVLGAVSVATACLIEGSPAAALAQVPAGGTRTLGVEHPTGVTECVVTVDANGAPVEAGMLRTARKLMDGKVFA from the coding sequence ATGAGTGACGGCATCCGCTGCATGTGGATGCGCGGGGGCACGTCCAAGGGCGGTTATTTCCTCAAGGAGGATCTGCCCGCCGACACCGCAGCGCGCGACGCGTTGCTGCTGCGCGTCATGGGATCGCCCGACCCGCGCCAGATCGACGGGATGGGGGGCGCCGACCCGCTGACCAGCAAGGTCGCGGTAGTGAGCAAGTCGGCGCGCGACGGCATCGATGTGGACTATCTGTTCCTGCAAGTGTTCGTCGATCAGGCAATCGTCACCGATGCGCAGAATTGCGGCAACATCCTCGCCGGCATCGGCCCCTTCGCGATCGAGCGCGGGCTGGTCGAAGCGCAGGACGGCGAGACGCGCGTCGCGATCTTCATGGAAAATACCGCGCAGGTCGCAGTGGCGACCGTGCAAACGCCCGGCGGAAGGGTGCGATATGCGGGCGATGCGGCGATCAGCGGCGTGCCGGGCACCGCCGCGCCGATCCCGCTCGCCTTTCGCGATACCGCGGGGGCGAGCTGCGGCGCGCTGCTGCCGACCGGTAACGGCGTGGACGAGATCGACGGGATCAAAGTCACGCTGATCGACAACGGGATGCCGTGCGTGGTGATCGCGGCAAGCGACATGGGCATCACGGGTTATGAGGACCGCGACACGCTCGACGCCGATACGGCAATGAAGGCGAGGGTCGAGGCAATCCGGCTCAAGGCCGGACCGCTGATGAACCTGGGCGACGTAATCGAAAAGTCGGTGCCAAAGATGATGCTGGTCGCCCCGCCGCGCGACGGTGGCGCGATCGCGGTGCGATCGCTGATCCCGCACCGAGTGCATGCCTCGATCGGGGTACTCGGCGCGGTGAGCGTGGCGACCGCTTGCTTGATCGAGGGATCGCCCGCCGCGGCGCTGGCACAGGTGCCCGCGGGTGGAACCAGGACGTTGGGTGTGGAGCATCCCACAGGCGTCACCGAATGTGTGGTGACGGTCGACGCGAACGGCGCTCCGGTCGAGGCCGGGATGCTGCGCACCGCGCGCAAGCTGATGGACGGGAAGGTGTTCGCGTGA